Genomic window (Sediminispirochaeta smaragdinae DSM 11293):
CTTTCCTGTACAGTCATAAACCACCCATTCACTGATGTTTGTGGCGTGGTCCCCAAAACGCTCGAGCCAACGTGATACAAAGAGAAGCGTTGTGGCCTGATCAATGTTCTTTACATCGCTCATCATGTAGGTCAGAAGTTCCCTCCATATCTGATTGTGAAGGCTGTCGATCCTGTCGTCTATCTTGGCAACAGCGATTGCCTTGTCCTGATCGTTTTCCGCAAATGCGGTCAGCACCTCATGGAGCATCTCGATACCGTATTCGGCCATCTTTGGGAGGTCGATCAGATCCTTGATATAGTGCTGCTCCGCCAGCTTTTTCGCCGCCTTTGCGATATGTACCGCATGGTCTCCCATCCTTTCCAGCTGGGTGACGATCTTCAAACTGGTGATGACATGACGCAGGTCTCCCGCCACCGGCTGTTCGGTTGCAATGAGCAGGGTCAAGGTATCCTGAATTCTTAGTTCAAGATTGTTGATAACCTCATCGTCGCGAATAACCTTGTCCGCCAGGTCGATATCCTGATCGAGCATGCACTGCATCGATTTTCTTACCGCTTCTTCCACAAAGGCCCCCATCTTCAGAATTTCTCTGTCGTTGGCCCTCATTTCATCGCTATAATGCTGTCGCAGCGTATTATGATCCATACCTTTATTCTCCTTACCTCAATGTATCATCAACCGAATTTACCGGTGATATATGCCTCGGTTTTCGGATTCGTCGGGCTGAAAAAGATCTGTTCTGTGGCACCGACCTCCTCAATGACACCGTTGAGGAAAAAAGCGGTGGTATCGGAAATCCGTCCTGCCTGCTGCATGTTGTGAGTGACGATAACGATAGTATAACTTTTTTTCAGTTCATCAATCAAATCTTCGATTCTACTGGTGGAAATCGGATCAAGGGCGGATGTCGGTTCATCCATCAGCACGACATCGGGTTCCACTGCCAACACCCGTGCTATACAAAGCCTCTGTTGCTGTCCTCCCGATATACCGAGGGCCGGTTTATGAAGCCTATCCTTGATCTCATCCCAAATAGCGGCCTGTTTGAGACTCCGCTCGACAATTTCGTCCAAGGTCCTCTTATCTTTGATGCCGTGTATTCTTGGGCCATAGGCGACATTATCATATACGGACATGGGAAAGGGGTTCGGCTTTTGAAAGACCATGCCGATTTTTTTCCTCAGCTCAATGGGATCATAGTTCTTATATATGTCTCTCGTTTCGTAGCTGATCGTTCCGGTAATATGGACCCCGTCGATCACGTCGTTCATCCTGTTGAGGGTACGGATGAAGGTCGATTTTCCGCATCCCGAGGGACCAATAAGGGCGGTGACCTCC
Coding sequences:
- the pstB gene encoding phosphate ABC transporter ATP-binding protein PstB — its product is MSNETTDQEKKIKITVRDLDLFYGDFQALHKLNIDIADQEVTALIGPSGCGKSTFIRTLNRMNDVIDGVHITGTISYETRDIYKNYDPIELRKKIGMVFQKPNPFPMSVYDNVAYGPRIHGIKDKRTLDEIVERSLKQAAIWDEIKDRLHKPALGISGGQQQRLCIARVLAVEPDVVLMDEPTSALDPISTSRIEDLIDELKKSYTIVIVTHNMQQAGRISDTTAFFLNGVIEEVGATEQIFFSPTNPKTEAYITGKFG
- the phoU gene encoding phosphate signaling complex protein PhoU; translated protein: MDHNTLRQHYSDEMRANDREILKMGAFVEEAVRKSMQCMLDQDIDLADKVIRDDEVINNLELRIQDTLTLLIATEQPVAGDLRHVITSLKIVTQLERMGDHAVHIAKAAKKLAEQHYIKDLIDLPKMAEYGIEMLHEVLTAFAENDQDKAIAVAKIDDRIDSLHNQIWRELLTYMMSDVKNIDQATTLLFVSRWLERFGDHATNISEWVVYDCTGKHIELNM